In one Mycobacterium sp. NBC_00419 genomic region, the following are encoded:
- a CDS encoding LGFP repeat-containing protein — protein MTWLGSRLSRGVGRLALGVVATAAAALLVAPAVVASPESDAANAAIDQAWQAAGGDGSPVGGKDGDVYPVGDGFAQNFTGGKIFFTPATGAHLLFGAILDKYQALGGPADGDLGFPTIDEVAGLLGPDSRVSTFSASDKPAIFWTADTGAWVVRGAINAAWDKLGGSGGTLGAPTGDETYDGDVVTQTFTGGTVSYNDASKVFTTDPPDLAANLAGVEVPSDPTTLINQAWREAGGISGVLGARQGAQYTVGSDGAAQDYAGGKIFYSPATGAHAVTGAILSKYESAGGPTGDLGLPTGTEADGGAPNSRVSTFSAADKPVIFWTPDNGAIVVRGAINAAWAKLGGATGSLGVPTGEQSADGDTVTQKFSGGEISFNKATNAFTTKPPELAGQLSGLEVPVATAPQTPGAPGADGKPGKSFTWHWWWLLVIIPAVLLIGVLAMGLLWLQRRRAANVEDDDDFEDSEYDEDDRWPGDSESSRYSSYPDGGLAEVPSSSGFNWSSAGLGTQTMPGPDDVFDGDQDSIDTTPTRIPAEPEPDTEASDAHPEYAEYAEVEEESEEASDSGRHAAVNLEESQSMWRLDMGGIATPRRRRAAEEPDEVPLVPDEDVTVEPAEELQSDPHDEQDNARPAIHLPLADPYQAPEGYVIKANTHSGLYYTPESELYEHTVPEVWFASEELAQANGFHKAE, from the coding sequence ATGACCTGGCTTGGAAGTCGTCTCAGCAGAGGCGTCGGGCGACTAGCGCTTGGCGTGGTCGCGACGGCTGCGGCGGCGCTGCTGGTTGCTCCTGCAGTGGTGGCATCACCGGAAAGCGATGCCGCCAACGCGGCCATCGATCAGGCGTGGCAGGCCGCCGGCGGAGACGGGTCGCCGGTGGGTGGCAAGGACGGCGACGTCTACCCGGTCGGCGATGGATTCGCGCAGAACTTCACCGGCGGCAAGATCTTCTTCACCCCGGCTACCGGCGCTCACCTTCTCTTCGGCGCGATCCTGGACAAGTACCAGGCACTCGGCGGCCCCGCCGACGGCGACCTCGGCTTCCCGACCATCGACGAGGTGGCCGGCCTGCTCGGCCCGGACAGCAGGGTCAGCACGTTCAGCGCCAGCGACAAGCCTGCGATCTTCTGGACGGCAGACACCGGCGCATGGGTTGTGCGTGGCGCCATCAATGCCGCGTGGGACAAGCTCGGCGGTTCCGGTGGCACATTGGGCGCTCCCACCGGCGACGAAACCTATGACGGCGACGTTGTCACCCAGACGTTCACCGGCGGCACGGTGTCCTACAACGACGCCTCCAAGGTGTTCACCACTGACCCGCCTGACCTGGCCGCGAACCTCGCCGGTGTCGAGGTCCCGTCGGATCCGACGACGCTGATCAACCAGGCCTGGCGGGAAGCCGGGGGTATCTCCGGTGTGCTGGGCGCACGGCAAGGTGCGCAGTACACCGTCGGCAGCGACGGCGCCGCGCAGGATTACGCCGGCGGCAAGATCTTCTACTCGCCGGCGACCGGCGCCCACGCGGTGACCGGCGCGATCCTGTCGAAGTACGAGTCGGCCGGTGGCCCGACCGGTGACCTCGGTCTGCCGACCGGCACCGAGGCTGACGGCGGCGCACCCAACAGCCGGGTGAGCACGTTCAGCGCAGCGGACAAGCCGGTGATCTTCTGGACGCCGGACAACGGCGCGATCGTGGTCCGCGGTGCGATCAACGCGGCCTGGGCCAAACTCGGCGGCGCGACGGGCTCGCTCGGCGTGCCCACCGGCGAGCAGAGCGCCGACGGCGACACGGTTACCCAGAAGTTCAGTGGTGGCGAGATCTCCTTTAATAAAGCCACCAATGCCTTCACTACCAAGCCGCCGGAGTTGGCCGGGCAGTTGTCGGGCCTCGAGGTGCCCGTGGCGACCGCCCCGCAGACGCCCGGTGCGCCGGGCGCGGACGGCAAGCCCGGCAAGTCGTTCACCTGGCACTGGTGGTGGCTGCTGGTGATCATCCCGGCAGTGCTGCTGATCGGCGTGCTCGCCATGGGTCTGCTGTGGCTGCAACGCCGCCGCGCCGCCAACGTCGAGGACGACGACGACTTCGAGGATTCCGAGTACGACGAGGACGATCGCTGGCCCGGCGACTCGGAATCGTCGCGGTACTCCTCCTATCCCGACGGCGGCCTGGCTGAGGTTCCGAGTTCCTCCGGGTTCAACTGGTCCTCCGCTGGTCTGGGAACCCAGACCATGCCCGGTCCTGACGACGTGTTCGACGGCGACCAGGACTCCATCGACACCACGCCGACCCGGATTCCGGCCGAGCCTGAACCCGACACCGAGGCGAGCGACGCACACCCGGAGTATGCGGAGTACGCCGAGGTCGAGGAGGAGTCCGAGGAAGCCAGCGACTCGGGCCGCCACGCCGCAGTCAATCTTGAAGAGTCACAGTCGATGTGGCGCCTCGACATGGGTGGTATCGCGACGCCGCGTCGTCGTCGTGCCGCCGAGGAACCCGACGAGGTCCCGCTCGTGCCTGACGAGGATGTGACCGTCGAGCCTGCTGAAGAGCTGCAGTCGGATCCGCACGACGAACAGGACAATGCCCGTCCTGCGATCCACCTGCCGCTGGCCGATCCGTATCAGGCGCCGGAAGGCTATGTGATCAAGGCCAACACCCACTCCGGTCTGTACTACACGCCGGAGTCCGAGCTCTACGAGCACACCGTTCCTGAGGTGTGGTTCGCCAGCGAGGAACTGGCCCAGGCCAACGGGTTCCACAAGGCCGAATAG
- the lexA gene encoding transcriptional repressor LexA yields MSDRSETPGTDTSSRGGGSDNGLTERQRTILEVIRASVTTRGYPPSIREIGDAVGLTSTSSVAHQLRTLERKGFIRRDANRPRAVDVRSAEDMPTPSVTEVAGSDALPEPTFVPVLGRIAAGGPILAEEAVEDVFPLPRVLVGEGSLFLLKVVGESMVDAAICDGDWVVVRQQNVAENGDIVAAMIDGEATVKTFKRTGGQVWLMPHNPAFDPIPGNDAAILGKVVTVIRKI; encoded by the coding sequence ATGAGTGACCGCAGTGAGACACCGGGGACCGACACCAGCAGCCGCGGCGGGGGTTCCGACAACGGATTGACCGAACGGCAGCGGACCATTCTCGAGGTCATCCGCGCATCCGTGACCACCCGCGGCTATCCCCCGAGCATCAGGGAGATCGGTGACGCCGTGGGGCTCACCTCGACGTCGTCGGTGGCCCACCAGCTGCGCACCCTCGAGCGCAAGGGCTTCATACGCAGGGATGCCAACCGGCCGCGTGCCGTCGACGTCCGGAGCGCGGAGGACATGCCGACGCCATCGGTGACCGAGGTCGCCGGCTCAGACGCCCTCCCCGAGCCGACGTTCGTGCCGGTCCTGGGCCGGATCGCGGCAGGTGGTCCCATCCTGGCCGAAGAGGCCGTCGAGGATGTCTTCCCGCTGCCGCGCGTACTCGTCGGCGAAGGATCGCTGTTCCTGCTGAAGGTCGTCGGCGAATCGATGGTCGACGCGGCCATCTGCGACGGCGACTGGGTGGTGGTGCGCCAGCAGAACGTCGCCGAGAACGGTGACATCGTGGCCGCCATGATCGACGGCGAAGCGACGGTCAAGACGTTCAAGAGAACCGGCGGTCAGGTGTGGCTGATGCCCCATAACCCGGCCTTCGACCCGATCCCCGGTAACGACGCCGCCATCCTGGGCAAGGTCGTCACCGTCATCCGCAAGATCTGA
- a CDS encoding LysM peptidoglycan-binding domain-containing protein yields MTVIDDLQVVAWPSEHRRHPVRSGSPVRVRPAGARDNRPGPARPAVGHLHYRGTGVAVSRAAHTRRPVSTTVTIVLAGLAALTTLWLGSLFHFSSAEVAPAAIPDQLAVVRVQAGETLQQVASRVAPEAPVAQVVQRIRELNKLDSAALDAGQTLIAPIG; encoded by the coding sequence ATGACAGTCATCGACGATTTGCAGGTGGTGGCGTGGCCGTCGGAGCATCGGCGGCACCCGGTCAGGTCCGGTTCGCCCGTGCGGGTGCGTCCGGCCGGTGCCCGCGACAACCGGCCTGGTCCCGCGCGACCGGCGGTGGGCCACCTGCACTACCGCGGCACCGGCGTTGCCGTGTCGCGTGCGGCCCACACTCGCCGACCGGTCAGCACGACGGTCACCATCGTGCTGGCGGGGCTGGCGGCGCTGACCACACTGTGGCTGGGTTCGCTGTTCCACTTCAGCTCCGCGGAGGTGGCGCCGGCGGCGATCCCCGATCAGCTCGCGGTCGTGCGGGTGCAGGCCGGTGAGACGTTGCAGCAGGTCGCCTCCCGAGTGGCACCCGAGGCGCCGGTCGCCCAGGTCGTCCAGCGCATCCGCGAGCTCAACAAACTCGATTCGGCCGCGCTGGATGCGGGGCAGACCCTCATCGCGCCCATCGGCTGA
- the nrdR gene encoding transcriptional regulator NrdR has product MHCPFCRHPDSRVVDSRETDEGQAIRRRRSCPECGRRFTTVETAVLAVVKRSGVTEPFSREKVISGVRRACQGRQVDDDALNLLAQQVEDTVRAGGSPEVPSHEVGLAILGPLRELDEVAYLRFASVYRSFSSAEDFEREIEALRAHRSVGTSG; this is encoded by the coding sequence ATGCATTGTCCGTTTTGCCGTCATCCCGATTCCCGCGTCGTCGACTCGCGTGAGACCGACGAAGGCCAGGCGATCCGGCGGCGCAGATCCTGCCCCGAATGCGGCCGGCGATTCACCACTGTGGAGACTGCCGTCCTGGCCGTGGTCAAACGCAGCGGTGTCACCGAACCGTTCAGCCGGGAGAAGGTCATCAGCGGGGTGCGCCGCGCCTGCCAGGGCCGTCAGGTCGACGACGACGCGTTGAACCTGCTCGCTCAGCAGGTCGAGGACACGGTGCGGGCCGGCGGATCACCCGAGGTGCCCAGTCACGAAGTGGGCCTGGCGATTCTGGGCCCGCTGCGCGAACTCGACGAGGTCGCCTACCTGCGCTTCGCCTCGGTGTACCGGTCGTTCAGTTCGGCTGAGGATTTCGAACGCGAGATCGAGGCGCTGCGGGCTCACCGAAGTGTCGGAACCTCCGGCTGA
- a CDS encoding PhzF family phenazine biosynthesis protein, translated as MTVDVTVLRVFTDSTGNFGNPLGVVDASTVPAGERQRIATQLGYSETIFIDLPDPGSTTAHAHIFTPTTELPFAGHPTVGAGWWLREQGTPVHTLQVPAGIVQVGHDGELTTVRARAEWSPEFAIHDLPSAEHVLAADPGDYADDAEHYLWAWLDREQGHIRSRMFANDLGVPEDEATGSAAVRITDHLSRDLTITQGKGSRLQTWWSPEGWVIVGGRVVDDGVRRLD; from the coding sequence ATGACCGTCGACGTCACTGTCTTGCGGGTGTTCACTGACTCCACGGGCAACTTCGGCAATCCTCTCGGGGTCGTCGATGCCTCAACGGTGCCCGCCGGCGAGAGACAACGGATCGCCACCCAATTGGGTTATAGCGAAACGATATTCATCGATCTGCCCGATCCGGGCTCAACGACGGCGCATGCGCACATCTTTACTCCGACCACCGAACTGCCGTTCGCCGGGCATCCGACGGTAGGCGCGGGCTGGTGGCTGCGGGAGCAGGGCACACCGGTCCACACCCTGCAGGTCCCCGCAGGCATCGTCCAGGTCGGCCACGACGGCGAGCTGACGACCGTTCGAGCTCGCGCGGAATGGTCACCGGAGTTCGCCATTCATGACCTGCCATCAGCCGAACACGTGCTGGCCGCCGATCCGGGTGACTACGCCGATGACGCCGAGCACTACCTGTGGGCCTGGCTGGACCGCGAGCAGGGGCACATCCGGTCGCGGATGTTCGCCAACGATCTGGGGGTGCCGGAGGACGAGGCGACGGGTTCGGCGGCGGTCCGCATCACCGACCACCTCAGCCGCGACCTCACCATCACCCAGGGCAAGGGTTCCCGGCTGCAGACCTGGTGGAGTCCGGAGGGGTGGGTGATCGTCGGCGGCCGGGTGGTCGATGACGGAGTGCGGCGACTGGACTAA
- a CDS encoding alpha/beta fold hydrolase, with product MPQRKPNLQPVREVTPTLHFKTIHGYRRAFRVAGSGPVLLLIHGIGDNSTTWHSVHSKLAQRFTVIAPDLLGHGQSDKPRADYSVAAYSNGMRDLLSVLDIDKVTVVGHSLGGGVAMQFAYQFPQLVERLILIGAGGVTKDVNIALRLASLPLGGEALALLRLPMVLPALQVAGRALGTVFGSTGLGRDIPDALRILTDLPEPTASSAFTRTLRSVVDWRGQVVTMLDRCYLTESVPVQLIWGDQDAVIPVAHAKMAHSAMPGSQLEIFARSGHFPFHDDPDRFVEVVQRFIDSTAPAVYDQSVLRELLRTGISERLVTGSLDTRVAVLDAMGTDERSAT from the coding sequence ATGCCGCAGCGAAAGCCCAACTTGCAGCCGGTGCGGGAAGTCACTCCGACGCTGCACTTCAAGACCATTCACGGCTACCGCCGCGCGTTCCGCGTCGCCGGATCCGGTCCAGTGCTGCTGTTGATCCACGGCATCGGTGACAACTCGACCACCTGGCATTCGGTGCACAGCAAGCTCGCTCAGCGCTTCACCGTGATCGCACCCGACCTGCTGGGCCATGGCCAATCCGACAAGCCACGTGCCGACTACTCGGTGGCGGCCTATTCCAACGGCATGCGGGATCTGCTCAGCGTGCTCGATATCGACAAGGTCACCGTGGTCGGGCACTCGCTCGGCGGCGGCGTGGCCATGCAGTTCGCCTACCAATTCCCCCAACTTGTCGAGCGACTCATCCTCATCGGCGCGGGCGGGGTCACTAAGGACGTCAACATCGCGCTGCGATTGGCCTCGCTGCCGCTGGGGGGCGAAGCCTTGGCGCTGCTGCGGCTACCGATGGTGCTGCCCGCGCTGCAGGTCGCAGGCCGGGCGTTGGGTACCGTCTTCGGCTCGACCGGACTGGGCCGCGACATCCCCGATGCACTGCGGATACTGACCGATCTTCCCGAGCCGACGGCATCTTCGGCGTTCACCCGCACGCTGCGCTCGGTGGTGGACTGGCGCGGCCAGGTGGTGACCATGCTCGACCGATGTTATTTGACGGAATCCGTTCCCGTGCAATTGATTTGGGGTGATCAGGACGCCGTCATTCCGGTAGCCCACGCCAAGATGGCACATTCGGCCATGCCCGGTTCGCAGCTGGAGATCTTCGCCCGATCCGGGCATTTTCCGTTCCATGACGACCCCGACCGGTTCGTCGAGGTGGTGCAGCGGTTCATCGACTCCACGGCGCCGGCCGTGTACGACCAGAGCGTCCTGCGTGAGTTGTTGCGGACCGGCATCAGCGAGCGCTTGGTCACCGGCTCACTGGACACCCGGGTGGCGGTGCTCGACGCGATGGGCACCGACGAACGCAGCGCCACCTGA
- a CDS encoding proteasome assembly chaperone family protein, whose product MADEQGQQYQPEPTGMYELEFPAPQLASSDGRGPVLVHALEGFSDAGHAIHLAAEHLRNVLDTELVASFAIDELLDYRSRRPVMTFKTDHFTNYDEPQLNLYALHDSLGTPFLLLAGLEPDLRWERFVTAVRLLAERLGVRQTIGLGTIPMAVPHTRPVSMTAHSNNRELITDHQPWVGEVQVPGSVSNLLEYRMAQHGHEVLGFTVHVPHYLAQTDYPLAAEALLEQVARTTSLQLPLRALTEAGASVRTKIDEQVEASAEVAQVVSALERQYDAFVAAQENRSLLARDEELPSGDELAGEFERFLAQHAEDLKDGLTDDGET is encoded by the coding sequence ATGGCTGACGAGCAGGGACAGCAGTATCAACCCGAGCCCACCGGGATGTACGAACTGGAGTTTCCGGCACCCCAGCTGGCGTCGTCCGACGGGCGGGGCCCCGTGCTGGTGCACGCACTGGAGGGGTTCTCCGACGCCGGCCATGCCATTCACCTGGCCGCCGAACATCTGCGCAACGTGCTGGACACCGAGTTGGTCGCCTCATTCGCCATCGACGAGTTGCTCGACTACCGCTCGCGGCGGCCGGTGATGACGTTCAAGACCGACCACTTCACCAACTATGACGAACCGCAGCTGAACCTCTATGCGCTGCACGACAGCTTGGGGACGCCGTTTCTGCTGCTCGCCGGGCTGGAACCCGACCTGAGATGGGAGCGGTTCGTCACCGCGGTGCGGCTGCTGGCCGAGCGGCTCGGAGTCCGGCAGACCATCGGGCTGGGCACCATCCCGATGGCGGTGCCGCACACCCGCCCGGTGTCGATGACGGCGCACTCCAACAACCGCGAACTGATCACCGACCACCAGCCCTGGGTGGGCGAGGTGCAGGTGCCGGGCAGCGTGTCGAACCTGCTGGAGTACCGGATGGCCCAGCACGGCCACGAGGTCCTCGGGTTCACCGTGCACGTTCCGCACTATCTGGCCCAGACCGACTACCCCCTCGCCGCCGAGGCGCTGCTGGAGCAGGTGGCACGGACGACTTCGCTGCAACTTCCGCTGCGCGCCCTCACCGAGGCCGGTGCATCCGTGCGCACCAAGATCGACGAGCAGGTAGAGGCCAGTGCCGAAGTCGCTCAAGTGGTGAGCGCGCTGGAGCGACAGTACGATGCATTCGTTGCCGCGCAGGAGAACCGCTCGTTGCTGGCACGCGACGAGGAACTCCCCAGTGGTGACGAACTCGCCGGGGAGTTCGAGCGATTCCTGGCCCAGCACGCTGAGGACCTCAAGGACGGTCTCACCGACGACGGCGAGACCTGA
- a CDS encoding trypsin-like serine peptidase produces MISCMRTVVAALSMAAAAAVVAGCGQASEPPAKAAETAKPDGVAITAEPVAPQPAVGALFLGGTDTHTCTGSVVRSASKDLVLTAAHCLAEGYPATFVPGFADKAAPGDVWTVDTVYLDPRWVATQDPKADYAFLRVSRPGGGAIETAAGAALVLGATPKEFSQVRIVGYPLGVGGNPLSCDTIAGLDEGGFQTLQCGGLVDGTSGAPWIKGPEVVGVIGGRDAGGCQDSVSYSAPFDEATAALLKRAEAGGPGDAAPNTFDSEC; encoded by the coding sequence ATGATCTCCTGCATGCGGACCGTTGTGGCGGCGTTGAGCATGGCGGCAGCTGCCGCCGTGGTGGCGGGCTGCGGCCAAGCCAGTGAGCCGCCGGCCAAAGCCGCCGAGACCGCCAAACCCGACGGTGTGGCCATCACGGCCGAGCCGGTGGCGCCCCAGCCCGCGGTCGGCGCGCTGTTCCTCGGCGGCACCGACACCCACACCTGCACCGGATCGGTGGTGCGATCGGCCTCCAAGGACCTGGTGCTGACGGCTGCACACTGTCTGGCCGAAGGCTATCCGGCCACCTTTGTGCCCGGTTTCGCCGACAAGGCCGCCCCGGGCGACGTGTGGACGGTGGACACCGTCTACCTCGACCCGCGCTGGGTTGCCACCCAGGACCCCAAGGCCGACTACGCCTTCCTGCGGGTCAGCAGGCCTGGTGGCGGCGCGATCGAGACGGCGGCAGGCGCTGCGCTGGTGCTGGGCGCCACGCCCAAAGAGTTCAGTCAGGTGCGAATCGTCGGCTATCCGCTCGGAGTGGGCGGCAACCCGCTCAGTTGCGACACGATCGCCGGGCTGGACGAAGGCGGCTTCCAGACTCTGCAGTGCGGCGGTCTGGTCGACGGCACCAGCGGCGCCCCGTGGATCAAGGGCCCGGAGGTGGTCGGGGTGATCGGCGGTCGCGATGCCGGCGGTTGCCAGGACAGCGTCTCCTACTCGGCGCCCTTCGACGAGGCCACCGCAGCGCTGCTGAAGCGTGCCGAGGCGGGCGGGCCCGGCGACGCCGCGCCGAACACGTTCGACTCCGAGTGCTAG
- the sthA gene encoding Si-specific NAD(P)(+) transhydrogenase: protein MGLEYDLVVIGSGPGGQKAAIAAAKLGKSVAVIERGHMIGGVCVQTGTIPSKTLREAVLYLTGMSQRELYGASYRVKDKITPADLLARTQHVIGKEVDVIRNQLMRNGVELYMGLGRFLDEHNLTIEDPTRAEHFTISGRYVVIATGTKPARPAGISFDDNRVLDSDGILDLKNIPTSMVVVGAGVIGIEYASMFAALGTKVTVVEKRDTMLDFCDPEIVEALRFHLRDLAVTFRFGEEVTAVDVGSSGTVTTLASGKQIPAETVMYSAGRQGQTDHLDLANAGLEADNRGRIFVDDKTFQTKVDHIYAVGDVIGFPALAATSMEQGRLAAYHAFGEPTAGMTALQPIGIYSIPEVSYVGATEQELTKNSVPYEVGVSRYRELARGQIAGDSYGMLKLLVSTEDLKVLGVHIFGTAATELVHIGQAVMGCGGTIEYLVDAVFNYPTFSEAYKVAALDVMNKLRALNQFRQ, encoded by the coding sequence ATGGGTTTGGAATACGACCTCGTCGTCATCGGTTCGGGTCCCGGCGGCCAGAAAGCCGCCATCGCCGCGGCCAAGCTGGGCAAATCGGTGGCGGTCATCGAGCGGGGCCACATGATCGGCGGTGTCTGCGTCCAGACCGGCACGATCCCGTCCAAGACGCTGCGCGAGGCCGTTCTGTACCTGACCGGTATGAGCCAGCGCGAACTGTACGGCGCCAGCTACCGGGTCAAGGACAAGATCACGCCCGCCGACCTGCTCGCCCGCACCCAGCACGTGATCGGCAAAGAAGTCGACGTCATCCGAAACCAGTTGATGCGTAACGGCGTCGAGCTCTACATGGGCCTTGGCCGATTTCTCGACGAGCACAACCTGACGATCGAGGACCCCACCCGGGCCGAGCATTTCACCATCAGCGGCCGCTATGTCGTCATCGCGACCGGAACCAAACCGGCGCGGCCCGCCGGGATCTCATTCGACGACAACCGGGTACTGGATTCCGACGGCATCCTCGACCTGAAGAACATCCCGACCTCGATGGTGGTGGTCGGCGCCGGCGTCATCGGCATCGAGTACGCCTCGATGTTCGCCGCGCTGGGCACCAAGGTCACCGTCGTGGAGAAGCGCGACACGATGCTCGATTTCTGCGACCCCGAGATCGTCGAGGCGTTGCGCTTCCACCTGCGCGATCTGGCGGTGACCTTCCGGTTCGGCGAGGAGGTGACGGCGGTCGACGTCGGCTCGTCCGGCACCGTCACCACCCTGGCCAGCGGCAAGCAGATCCCCGCCGAGACGGTGATGTACTCGGCCGGACGGCAGGGCCAGACCGACCACCTCGACCTGGCCAACGCCGGTCTGGAGGCCGACAACCGCGGTCGGATCTTCGTCGACGACAAGACGTTCCAGACCAAGGTCGACCACATCTACGCGGTCGGCGACGTCATCGGCTTCCCGGCGCTGGCGGCCACCTCGATGGAGCAGGGCCGGCTGGCCGCCTATCACGCCTTCGGCGAGCCGACGGCCGGCATGACTGCGCTACAGCCGATCGGCATCTACTCGATCCCCGAGGTGTCCTACGTCGGCGCCACCGAGCAGGAGCTGACCAAGAACTCCGTCCCCTATGAGGTCGGGGTTTCCCGCTACCGCGAGCTGGCCCGCGGCCAGATCGCCGGCGACTCCTACGGCATGTTGAAGCTGCTGGTGTCCACCGAGGACCTCAAGGTGCTCGGCGTCCACATCTTCGGCACCGCAGCCACCGAACTGGTGCACATCGGCCAGGCCGTGATGGGCTGCGGCGGGACGATCGAATACCTCGTCGACGCCGTCTTCAACTACCCGACGTTCTCCGAGGCCTACAAGGTCGCGGCGCTCGACGTGATGAACAAGCTGCGGGCGCTCAACCAGTTCCGCCAGTGA
- a CDS encoding DUF4192 domain-containing protein: MTTYRPDYRINRPGALIAAIPAVLGFVPEQSLVLVALEHDQMGAVMRVDLDDAMAGKIEHLIDVAAASGAEAAIAVIVDDKGAPCPMCNEDYREVCQSLTAALADQDMALYAAHVVDRIVAGGTWHCVDGCGETGPVEDPSASPLAAAAVLDGRRLYGRRADLQAVIAVADPAHTESLIELIGQCASDREARRRADPDGCGRRDVEAAIAAAARVSAAARLEDAELAALACAITDVAVRDTLYALAVGSGAGQAETLWAVLARTLPDPWRVEALVLLAFSAYARGDGPLAGLSLEAALRGDPEHRMAGMLDTALQSGMRPEQIRELAGTGYRLARRLGVQLPPRRMFGRRAV; this comes from the coding sequence ATGACCACCTACCGCCCTGATTACCGCATCAACCGTCCCGGCGCGCTTATCGCCGCCATCCCCGCCGTGCTGGGCTTCGTGCCCGAGCAGTCCCTGGTACTCGTCGCGCTCGAGCACGATCAGATGGGGGCCGTCATGCGCGTCGACCTCGATGACGCGATGGCCGGCAAGATCGAGCATCTGATCGACGTCGCGGCGGCCTCGGGTGCCGAGGCTGCCATCGCCGTGATCGTCGACGACAAGGGCGCGCCGTGCCCGATGTGCAACGAGGACTACCGCGAGGTGTGCCAGTCGCTGACGGCGGCCCTGGCAGACCAGGACATGGCGCTGTACGCCGCCCATGTGGTCGACCGCATCGTGGCCGGCGGCACCTGGCACTGCGTGGACGGGTGCGGGGAGACCGGTCCGGTCGAGGACCCGTCGGCCTCACCGCTGGCCGCCGCTGCGGTGCTCGACGGCAGGCGGCTCTACGGGCGGCGTGCCGATCTGCAGGCGGTGATCGCTGTTGCCGATCCGGCGCACACCGAGTCGCTGATCGAGTTGATCGGGCAGTGCGCTAGCGACAGGGAGGCCCGTCGGCGCGCCGACCCCGACGGGTGCGGACGCCGTGACGTGGAGGCGGCGATCGCGGCGGCCGCCAGGGTCAGTGCCGCCGCCCGGCTCGAGGACGCCGAGTTGGCGGCGCTGGCGTGCGCGATCACCGATGTCGCGGTGCGCGACACCCTCTACGCCCTGGCCGTCGGGTCCGGGGCCGGGCAGGCCGAGACGCTGTGGGCGGTGCTGGCCCGGACGCTGCCGGATCCGTGGCGAGTGGAAGCCCTTGTGTTGCTGGCGTTTTCAGCCTATGCCCGGGGTGACGGCCCACTGGCGGGATTGTCGCTGGAGGCGGCGCTGCGCGGTGACCCGGAGCACCGGATGGCAGGCATGCTCGACACCGCACTGCAGTCGGGGATGCGGCCGGAGCAGATCAGAGAACTCGCGGGCACCGGTTACCGGTTGGCCAGGCGGCTCGGGGTGCAATTGCCGCCGCGCCGGATGTTCGGGCGCCGGGCGGTCTAG
- a CDS encoding metal-dependent transcriptional regulator, giving the protein MNDLVDTTEMYLRTIYDLEEEGVTPLRARIAERLEQSGPTVSQTVARMERDGLLHVAGDRHLELTEKGRALAVSVMRKHRLAERLLVDVIGLPWEEVHAEACRWEHVMSDDVERRLVKVLDDPTVSPFGNPIPGLSQLGLDTYARQPDYNLFRLTELPAGSPVAVVVRQLTEHVQGDVGLISRLKDAGVVPNARVQVENNPNGSVTIIIGGHENVDLPHEMAHAVKVEKV; this is encoded by the coding sequence AGGGTGTGACTCCGCTGCGTGCGCGTATCGCGGAACGGCTGGAGCAGAGCGGACCGACAGTCAGCCAGACCGTGGCACGGATGGAGCGCGACGGACTGCTGCACGTGGCCGGTGACCGCCACCTCGAACTGACCGAAAAGGGCAGGGCACTGGCGGTGTCGGTGATGCGTAAGCACCGCCTGGCCGAACGCCTCCTGGTCGACGTCATCGGCCTGCCCTGGGAGGAAGTCCACGCCGAGGCGTGCCGCTGGGAGCACGTGATGAGCGACGACGTCGAGCGACGGCTGGTCAAGGTCCTCGACGACCCGACGGTGTCCCCGTTCGGCAACCCGATTCCCGGGCTGTCGCAACTGGGACTGGATACCTACGCCCGCCAGCCCGACTACAACCTGTTTCGCCTCACCGAACTGCCCGCGGGCTCACCGGTTGCGGTGGTGGTGCGCCAGCTGACCGAGCATGTCCAGGGTGACGTCGGGCTGATCAGCCGGCTCAAGGACGCCGGCGTGGTGCCTAATGCCCGCGTCCAGGTCGAGAACAACCCGAACGGCAGTGTGACGATCATCATCGGCGGCCACGAGAACGTCGACCTGCCGCACGAGATGGCCCACGCCGTGAAGGTCGAGAAGGTCTAG